A single window of Nitrospirae bacterium YQR-1 DNA harbors:
- a CDS encoding HD domain-containing protein yields MRAAVHYTLSIIIISIYSARVCPFLAELFIGKRILLFTIAFSTAFIVRQRLIKTGILGKQYLSQIKRQVALDYVLFLLSTVGIALYNLLVYDFPPASGLKVVIGGLTLGFYAAIDLGLERERIINAEIRQTGNDIDVTGNFLQLTTKIIIIATLNILFMMIVVFLIIHRNFALFSQTEETVNSIFTKKVLIETAFVVVIILIENINLIISHTKNLKLFFENENRVLMAVASGNLNQKVAVSTNDEFGLMATYSNKMIENLRERTNELQKTRDVTILSLASLAETRDSDTGAHILRTQRYVRALALYLRDNPGFSGYLSDETIELLYKSAPLHDIGKVGIRDAILLKNGKLTDEEFQEMKMHTVYGRDALLKAEMSIGYNSFLDIAKEIAYCHHEKWDGSGYPEGLSGEDIPVSGRLMALADVYDALITKRVYKDAYSHETAREIIIQGRATHFDPDVTDAFLAVERVFIAIAEKFRDEH; encoded by the coding sequence ATGAGAGCCGCCGTTCATTACACTCTGTCAATTATTATAATCAGCATTTATAGTGCCCGTGTCTGCCCTTTTCTTGCTGAGTTGTTTATTGGAAAACGCATATTACTTTTTACTATAGCTTTTAGTACTGCTTTCATTGTTCGACAGCGTTTAATAAAAACAGGTATTTTAGGAAAGCAGTATCTTTCACAGATAAAACGTCAGGTTGCTCTTGATTACGTCCTTTTTTTACTGTCAACTGTGGGTATTGCCTTATACAATTTACTTGTTTATGATTTTCCGCCGGCCAGTGGTCTGAAGGTTGTCATAGGTGGTTTAACTCTTGGATTTTATGCCGCCATTGATCTTGGACTTGAAAGGGAGAGGATAATAAACGCCGAGATCAGACAAACAGGAAACGATATAGACGTCACCGGCAATTTCTTACAACTTACTACAAAAATAATAATTATCGCCACCTTAAATATACTATTTATGATGATTGTAGTCTTTCTGATTATTCACAGGAATTTTGCTCTATTTTCTCAGACGGAGGAAACAGTTAATTCCATTTTTACAAAAAAAGTATTGATTGAAACCGCCTTTGTCGTTGTAATTATACTTATTGAAAACATTAATCTGATAATTTCCCATACAAAGAACCTGAAGTTGTTCTTTGAAAACGAAAACAGGGTGCTGATGGCGGTGGCCAGTGGCAATTTAAACCAAAAAGTGGCAGTCAGTACTAATGATGAATTTGGACTTATGGCCACTTATTCCAACAAGATGATTGAAAACCTGCGGGAGAGAACTAACGAATTGCAGAAAACCCGTGATGTTACAATCCTTTCCCTGGCAAGCCTTGCCGAGACCAGAGACAGCGACACCGGCGCTCATATCCTACGCACTCAGAGATATGTCAGAGCCCTTGCCTTGTATTTAAGAGACAATCCCGGATTTTCCGGTTACTTATCTGATGAGACTATCGAACTTTTATATAAATCAGCTCCTCTTCATGACATAGGAAAAGTTGGAATACGTGATGCAATACTTCTAAAAAACGGCAAGCTTACTGATGAAGAATTTCAGGAGATGAAGATGCACACGGTTTATGGCAGGGATGCACTACTTAAAGCGGAGATGTCTATCGGTTATAATTCCTTTTTGGATATAGCAAAAGAAATCGCCTATTGCCACCATGAAAAATGGGACGGCTCCGGTTATCCTGAAGGGCTAAGCGGGGAAGATATCCCTGTTTCAGGGCGCTTAATGGCACTTGCAGACGTCTATGACGCTCTTATCACAAAAAGAGTTTATAAGGACGCCTATTCACATGAGACTGCCAGGGAAATAATCATTCAGGGGCGTGCAACCCACTTTGACCCGGATGTTACAGATGCCTTCTTAGCAGTTGAACGGGTTTTCATTGCTATAGCTGAAAAATTCAGAGACGAACATTAA